Proteins co-encoded in one Salvia splendens isolate huo1 chromosome 4, SspV2, whole genome shotgun sequence genomic window:
- the LOC121798793 gene encoding ferric reduction oxidase 2-like isoform X1, whose protein sequence is MASSGKSNVVYAVRTAILLLALVIFLGNIMMWIIMPTDTYYNIWVPHLMAATNSTFFGIQGPIMMDFTFPILLIAVLGCFYLHLGKKENAVTKSSKARSLKFMRRPMIVKGFGIVTLTEIALFSMFIALCVWYFGGYLRHWFEQVHQRSSSKHEKVWQTKLDRVGIVTGVTGNLCLTFLFYPVTRGSSILPMLGLTSERSIKYHIWLGHLAMTLFTIHGSIYFIYWIITHRLSEALKWGDNYVSNIAGEISLLCGLVMWITSYPKIRRKMFELFLYTHYLYIFFMIFFILHIGIGFACIMLPGFYLFVMDRYLRFLQSRNKARLVSARLLSCNTVELNFSKSPGLSYNPTSTIFINVPSISKLQWHPFTIISNSNLEPQKLSVLIKCEGNWTRSLYDMLSSPSPLHRLEVAVEGPYGPAATHFLRHDTLVMISGGSGITPFISIIRELIFLNSTLKCKTPKIILISAFKNSSHLSILDLILPTHSSHTPTSNSCNLDLQVEAYVTREKGQHKDQMAKPRTLWFKPEACDMPITPALGPNSWLCLAAIISSSFAIYLMLLGVFTQYIVYPIDQNTNMLYSYTKKGSASMMFLCFSVVVAASTVFLWNKKRNAEEAKQVQDIDDSGTSGSTSNSSFDQDDLEMESLPLQSIIKSVNVHYGQRPNLRRILLEIKESRVGALVSGPKKMREEVAAICSSGQADNLEFESFSFTW, encoded by the exons ATGGCCTCCTCGGGCAAGAGCAATGTCGTTTATGCCGTTAGAACAGCAATTCTGTTGTTGGCTCTGGTGATATTTCTTGGGAATATTATGATGTGGATTATTATGCCAACTGATACTTACTACAATATTTGGGTGCCTCATCTCATGGCTGCTACTAATTCAACCTTCTTTGGAATACAAG GTCCAATCATGATGGATTTCACATTTCCCATTTTGCTGATTGCTGTTTTGGGATGCTTTTATCTGCATCTTGGGAAGAAGGAAAATGCTGTCACAAAAAG CAGCAAAGCAAGGAGTTTGAAGTTCATGAGGCGACCGATGATTGTTAAGGGGTTTGGGATTGTTACTCTAACAGAAATTGCCCTTTTCAGCATGTTCATAGCTCTCTGTGTTTGGTATTTTGGAGGCTATCTGCGCCATTGGTTTGAGCAAGTTCATCAAAGGTCTTCGTCCAAACATGAAAAAGT GTGGCAAACTAAGTTGGATAGAGTAGGCATAGTGACAGGAGTGACTGGAAATTTGTGTTTGACATTTTTGTTCTATCCAGTCACAAGAGGTTCATCCATTTTGCCTATGTTGGGATTAACATCTGAGAGAAGCATCAAATACCATATTTGGCTTGGACACTTGGCCATGAcactcttcactattcatggttCAATCTACTTTATTTACTGGATCATCACTCACAGATTATCAGAG GCGCTGAAATGGGGTGACAACTACGTATCAAACATAGCAGGAGAGATCTCACTCTTATGTGGATTGGTGATGTGGATTACATCTTACCCTAAAATCAGAAGAAAAATGTTTGAGCTCTTTCTCTACACTCACTACCTCTACATTTTCTTCATGATTTTCTTCATCTTGCACATTGGCATTGGCTTTGCTTGCATTATGCTCCCTGGTTTCTATCTCTTTGTTATGGATCGATATTTGAGGTTCTTACAATCACGAAACAAAGCTAGACTTGTCTCCGCACGACTTCTCTCTTGCAACACAGTCGAACTCAACTTTTCCAAAAGTCCAG GTTTGAGCTACAATCCAACTAGTACTATTTTCATAAATGTGCCATCCATCTCTAAGCTTCAATGGCATCCTTTCACCATCATCTCAAATAGCAACTTGGAGCCACAAAAGCTAAGTGTATTGATTAAATGTGAAGGCAATTGGACTAGAAGCCTCTATGACATGCTCTCTTCCCCTTCTCCTCTCCATCGCCTTGAGGTGGCCGTGGAGGGGCCGTATGGCCCAGCCGCCACTCATTTCCTAAGGCACGACACGCTAGTGATGATCAGTGGAGGGAGTGGCATCACTCCATTCATCTCCATAATCCGAGAGCTCATCTTCCTCAACTCCACACTAAAATGCAAAACCCCCAAGATCATTCTCATCTCCGCGTTCAAGAACTCATCACATCTATCCATATTAGACCTAATCCTCCCAACTCATTCCTCTCACACTCCCACCTCCAATTCTTGCAACCTCGACCTACAAGTCGAGGCCTACGTAACCAGGGAGAAAGGGCAACACAAAGACCAAATGGCAAAACCTCGTACACTTTGGTTCAAGCCAGAGGCGTGTGACATGCCCATAACACCCGCTCTAGGCCCCAACAGTTGGCTGTGCCTTGCTGCGATAATATCATCGTCTTTCGCCATCTACCTCATGCTGCTCGGGGTCTTCACTCAGTATATAGTCTACCCCATTGATCAAAACACCAACATGCTCTATTCCTACACCAAGAAAGGATCTGCGAGTATGATGTTCCTCTGCTTCTCTGTGGTTGTGGCAGCCAGCACTGTGTTTCTGTGGAACAAGAAACGCAATGCAGAAGAGGCCAAGCAAGTTCAAGACATTGATGACTCTGGGACTAGTGGATCAACATCCAATTCGTCGTTTGATCAAGATGATTTGGAGATGGAGAGCCTTCCACTGCAGTCGATAATCAAATCTGTCAATGTGCATTATGGTCAGAGGCCTAACCTCAGGA GGATTTTGCTGGAGATTAAAGAATCAAGAGTTGGAGCACTTGTTAGTGGGCCCAAGAAGATGAGAGAGGAAGTTGCAGCCATATGTTCATCTGGGCAGGCAGACAATCTTGAGTTTGAATCCTTCAGCTTCACTTGGTGA
- the LOC121798793 gene encoding ferric reduction oxidase 2-like isoform X2, with protein sequence MASSGKSNVVYAVRTAILLLALVIFLGNIMMWIIMPTDTYYNIWVPHLMAATNSTFFGIQGPIMMDFTFPILLIAVLGCFYLHLGKKENAVTKSKARSLKFMRRPMIVKGFGIVTLTEIALFSMFIALCVWYFGGYLRHWFEQVHQRSSSKHEKVWQTKLDRVGIVTGVTGNLCLTFLFYPVTRGSSILPMLGLTSERSIKYHIWLGHLAMTLFTIHGSIYFIYWIITHRLSEALKWGDNYVSNIAGEISLLCGLVMWITSYPKIRRKMFELFLYTHYLYIFFMIFFILHIGIGFACIMLPGFYLFVMDRYLRFLQSRNKARLVSARLLSCNTVELNFSKSPGLSYNPTSTIFINVPSISKLQWHPFTIISNSNLEPQKLSVLIKCEGNWTRSLYDMLSSPSPLHRLEVAVEGPYGPAATHFLRHDTLVMISGGSGITPFISIIRELIFLNSTLKCKTPKIILISAFKNSSHLSILDLILPTHSSHTPTSNSCNLDLQVEAYVTREKGQHKDQMAKPRTLWFKPEACDMPITPALGPNSWLCLAAIISSSFAIYLMLLGVFTQYIVYPIDQNTNMLYSYTKKGSASMMFLCFSVVVAASTVFLWNKKRNAEEAKQVQDIDDSGTSGSTSNSSFDQDDLEMESLPLQSIIKSVNVHYGQRPNLRRILLEIKESRVGALVSGPKKMREEVAAICSSGQADNLEFESFSFTW encoded by the exons ATGGCCTCCTCGGGCAAGAGCAATGTCGTTTATGCCGTTAGAACAGCAATTCTGTTGTTGGCTCTGGTGATATTTCTTGGGAATATTATGATGTGGATTATTATGCCAACTGATACTTACTACAATATTTGGGTGCCTCATCTCATGGCTGCTACTAATTCAACCTTCTTTGGAATACAAG GTCCAATCATGATGGATTTCACATTTCCCATTTTGCTGATTGCTGTTTTGGGATGCTTTTATCTGCATCTTGGGAAGAAGGAAAATGCTGTCACAAAAAG CAAAGCAAGGAGTTTGAAGTTCATGAGGCGACCGATGATTGTTAAGGGGTTTGGGATTGTTACTCTAACAGAAATTGCCCTTTTCAGCATGTTCATAGCTCTCTGTGTTTGGTATTTTGGAGGCTATCTGCGCCATTGGTTTGAGCAAGTTCATCAAAGGTCTTCGTCCAAACATGAAAAAGT GTGGCAAACTAAGTTGGATAGAGTAGGCATAGTGACAGGAGTGACTGGAAATTTGTGTTTGACATTTTTGTTCTATCCAGTCACAAGAGGTTCATCCATTTTGCCTATGTTGGGATTAACATCTGAGAGAAGCATCAAATACCATATTTGGCTTGGACACTTGGCCATGAcactcttcactattcatggttCAATCTACTTTATTTACTGGATCATCACTCACAGATTATCAGAG GCGCTGAAATGGGGTGACAACTACGTATCAAACATAGCAGGAGAGATCTCACTCTTATGTGGATTGGTGATGTGGATTACATCTTACCCTAAAATCAGAAGAAAAATGTTTGAGCTCTTTCTCTACACTCACTACCTCTACATTTTCTTCATGATTTTCTTCATCTTGCACATTGGCATTGGCTTTGCTTGCATTATGCTCCCTGGTTTCTATCTCTTTGTTATGGATCGATATTTGAGGTTCTTACAATCACGAAACAAAGCTAGACTTGTCTCCGCACGACTTCTCTCTTGCAACACAGTCGAACTCAACTTTTCCAAAAGTCCAG GTTTGAGCTACAATCCAACTAGTACTATTTTCATAAATGTGCCATCCATCTCTAAGCTTCAATGGCATCCTTTCACCATCATCTCAAATAGCAACTTGGAGCCACAAAAGCTAAGTGTATTGATTAAATGTGAAGGCAATTGGACTAGAAGCCTCTATGACATGCTCTCTTCCCCTTCTCCTCTCCATCGCCTTGAGGTGGCCGTGGAGGGGCCGTATGGCCCAGCCGCCACTCATTTCCTAAGGCACGACACGCTAGTGATGATCAGTGGAGGGAGTGGCATCACTCCATTCATCTCCATAATCCGAGAGCTCATCTTCCTCAACTCCACACTAAAATGCAAAACCCCCAAGATCATTCTCATCTCCGCGTTCAAGAACTCATCACATCTATCCATATTAGACCTAATCCTCCCAACTCATTCCTCTCACACTCCCACCTCCAATTCTTGCAACCTCGACCTACAAGTCGAGGCCTACGTAACCAGGGAGAAAGGGCAACACAAAGACCAAATGGCAAAACCTCGTACACTTTGGTTCAAGCCAGAGGCGTGTGACATGCCCATAACACCCGCTCTAGGCCCCAACAGTTGGCTGTGCCTTGCTGCGATAATATCATCGTCTTTCGCCATCTACCTCATGCTGCTCGGGGTCTTCACTCAGTATATAGTCTACCCCATTGATCAAAACACCAACATGCTCTATTCCTACACCAAGAAAGGATCTGCGAGTATGATGTTCCTCTGCTTCTCTGTGGTTGTGGCAGCCAGCACTGTGTTTCTGTGGAACAAGAAACGCAATGCAGAAGAGGCCAAGCAAGTTCAAGACATTGATGACTCTGGGACTAGTGGATCAACATCCAATTCGTCGTTTGATCAAGATGATTTGGAGATGGAGAGCCTTCCACTGCAGTCGATAATCAAATCTGTCAATGTGCATTATGGTCAGAGGCCTAACCTCAGGA GGATTTTGCTGGAGATTAAAGAATCAAGAGTTGGAGCACTTGTTAGTGGGCCCAAGAAGATGAGAGAGGAAGTTGCAGCCATATGTTCATCTGGGCAGGCAGACAATCTTGAGTTTGAATCCTTCAGCTTCACTTGGTGA
- the LOC121801180 gene encoding probable receptor-like protein kinase At5g24010, with amino-acid sequence MATTKILSLYHISLLSLIAAAAAASFSPTDHFLVNCGSSAAQTLDADHRVFAGDDPRFLASTQTLQLQSLDPPSPLYRTARAFTHPAHYVFPIRDRGVHHLVRLHFHPLRDNRCDLSEAEFHVIANGFLLLRNFRPSTAASSVVIKEFAIPVDSGELKITFLPSDKSGFAFVNAIEVITAPIDLIADVAQLVDAEKNERIHGLLRNGFETVHRVNVGGFKVTPFNDSLWRTWITDDEFFNSIEGSETVHFGGIIKYRKGGLSREVGPDNVYNTARVIRSKVSLIPKVNLTWSFQIEKGYSHMVRMHFCDIASVSTYMLYFNVYVNGNLAYENLDLSQSTDAILASPFYADFVVDGGSLAVSVGPSNMSWPRAVDAILNGIEIWKLNNTMGSFDGEVCADSVWRSWRTGHTSVVLPLIAAIFLLLSASVFLQRRRNASASTGWARLPVDVSESNLKGGNQLSSIK; translated from the coding sequence ATGGCCACAACCAAAATCCTCTCTCTCTACCACATCTCCCTCCTATCTCTCATCgcggccgccgccgccgcttccTTCTCTCCAACCGATCACTTCCTCGTCAACTGCGGGTCCAGCGCTGCCCAGACCTTGGATGCCGACCACCGAGTCTTCGCAGGCGACGACCCGCGCTTCCTCGCCTCGACCCAGACGCTCCAGCTCCAGAGCTTAGATCCGCCTTCTCCGCTCTACCGCACCGCTCGAGCCTTCACCCACCCCGCGCATTACGTCTTCCCCATCAGAGATCGCGGCGTTCATCACCTCGTACGCCTCCATTTCCACCCGCTTCGTGACAATCGCTGTGACCTAAGCGAAGCTGAATTCCACGTCATCGCCAACGGATTCCTGTTGCTGCGGAACTTCCGCCCCTCAACCGCCGCCAGTTCCGTGGTAATCAAGGAATTCGCCATCCCGGTCGACTCCGGCGAGTTGAAAATCACGTTTCTGCCCTCCGATAAATCCGGATTCGCGTTTGTGAACGCGATAGAGGTGATAACCGCTCCGATTGACCTAATTGCTGACGTGGCGCAGCTCGTGGACGCCGAGAAAAACGAGAGGATTCATGGATTGCTGAGAAACGGTTTCGAGACTGTGCATAGGGTGAATGTTGGGGGATTCAAAGTGACGCCGTTTAACGATTCCCTGTGGAGGACTTGGATTACAGATGATGAGTTCTTCAATTCGATCGAGGGTTCCGAAACGGTTCACTTTGGGGGCATAATCAAGTACCGAAAGGGCGGGTTAAGCCGAGAAGTGGGGCCGGATAATGTGTACAACACAGCGAGGGTGATTCGGAGCAAAGTTAGCTTGATTCCAAAGGTGAATTTGACATGGTCGTTTCAAATCGAGAAGGGTTACAGTCACATGGTGCGTATGCATTTCTGTGATATAGCAAGTGTCTCCACATACATGTTGTATTTCAATGTGTATGTGAATGGCAACCTAGCATATGAGAATCTGGATTTGTCGCAAAGCACCGATGCGATCCTGGCCTCGCCGTTCTATGCTGACTTCGTGGTGGATGGGGGGAGCTTGGCTGTGAGCGTGGGGCCGTCGAACATGAGCTGGCCGCGGGCAGTTGATGCAATTCTCAACGGGATTGAGATATGGAAGCTGAATAACACGATGGGGAGCTTTGATGGAGAGGTGTGTGCGGATTCCGtgtggaggagctggaggacaGGGCACACTAGTGTTGTGCTTCCATTGATTGCTGCAATATTCTTGTTGCTATCTGCATCGGTGTTTCTGCAGAGGAGAAGGAATGCCTCTGCTTCGACGGGATGGGCTCGTTTGCCTGTTGATGTGTCTGAATCCAATTTGAAGGGTGGCAATCAATTGTCATCAATCAAGTAA